The proteins below come from a single Rhizobium tropici CIAT 899 genomic window:
- a CDS encoding cytochrome c, whose amino-acid sequence MMARFIRWLLCLFGVIILGSGAFYVITAPSPFPASHWANLGDPDIKNGEMVFWAGGCTSCHAAPGAQGDAKLVLSGGLALTSPFGTFHVPNISPDEKAGLGSWTLADFGNAMKRGVGKNGEHLYPSFPYGSYTRMSDKDINDLWGFLKTLPKSDNVAPPHELPFPFNIRLALGGWKFLYLNDQPRVVLANADEKVKRGQYLVEGPGHCGECHTPRDNLGGFVSGQWLAGAPNPEGKGQIPDITPGSKAIGSWSAGDIANYLETGFTPDYDSAGGSMAEVQQNIAHLPASDREAIAAYLKALPPK is encoded by the coding sequence ATGATGGCGCGGTTTATTCGATGGCTGCTTTGCCTTTTCGGCGTGATCATCCTCGGCAGCGGCGCGTTTTACGTCATCACCGCGCCGTCGCCCTTTCCGGCGAGCCATTGGGCCAATCTCGGTGATCCCGACATCAAGAACGGCGAGATGGTGTTTTGGGCGGGCGGCTGTACGAGCTGTCATGCGGCTCCCGGCGCGCAAGGCGACGCCAAGCTGGTGCTTTCGGGCGGTCTCGCCCTTACCAGCCCGTTCGGCACCTTCCATGTCCCGAATATCTCGCCGGATGAGAAGGCGGGGCTTGGCAGCTGGACGCTTGCCGATTTCGGCAATGCCATGAAGCGCGGCGTCGGCAAAAACGGCGAACATCTCTATCCGTCCTTTCCCTACGGCTCCTATACCCGCATGAGTGACAAGGACATCAACGATCTCTGGGGCTTCCTGAAGACGCTGCCGAAAAGCGACAATGTCGCTCCGCCGCACGAGCTGCCCTTTCCCTTCAATATTCGGCTGGCGCTCGGCGGCTGGAAGTTCCTTTATCTCAACGATCAGCCGCGCGTCGTGCTTGCCAATGCCGACGAGAAGGTCAAGCGTGGTCAGTATCTCGTGGAAGGACCGGGACATTGTGGCGAATGCCATACGCCACGCGACAACCTCGGCGGCTTCGTGAGCGGCCAATGGCTGGCGGGAGCGCCCAATCCGGAAGGCAAGGGCCAGATTCCGGACATCACACCCGGCTCCAAGGCCATCGGCAGCTGGAGCGCCGGCGACATTGCCAACTACCTAGAAACCGGCTTCACCCCAGATTATGACTCGGCCGGCGGCTCGATGGCCGAAGTCCAGCAAAACATCGCCCACCTGCCGGCATCCGACCGCGAGGCGATCGCAGCCTATCTGAAGGCGCTTCCGCCGAAGTGA
- a CDS encoding class I SAM-dependent methyltransferase: MEQRFTFDGVASLYHASRPLYPDALFADVIDFAGLQAKDQVLEIGCGTGQATESFARRSFSVLALDPGAELIAVAQERLAEFPRVRFEQTTFEAWPCEPESLRLIFAAQSFHWVSPELRFARTAALLAPEGTLAVFGNVPMKPEPPLSEKFAGVYARHAPQLAGPPVEAWYLPDGPFARELRQSDHFEAPAHHCYSWSRSHTAQSYTDLLRTLSSYRLLTEDQRETLLSELADAINAHGGVFELHYETHLYLAKRSGAA; encoded by the coding sequence TTGGAACAGCGGTTCACATTCGATGGCGTCGCCAGCCTCTACCATGCTTCCCGCCCGCTCTATCCCGATGCGCTTTTTGCCGATGTCATCGACTTTGCCGGGCTGCAAGCCAAGGATCAGGTCCTCGAAATCGGCTGCGGCACCGGACAGGCGACAGAGAGCTTTGCTCGCCGCAGCTTCTCGGTTCTCGCGCTTGATCCCGGCGCGGAACTGATTGCTGTTGCCCAGGAAAGATTGGCGGAATTTCCGCGAGTGCGGTTCGAGCAAACCACCTTCGAAGCATGGCCGTGCGAGCCGGAGAGCCTCAGGCTGATATTCGCGGCCCAATCCTTCCATTGGGTTTCGCCGGAACTGCGCTTCGCCAGGACGGCCGCCCTCCTCGCGCCGGAAGGAACACTCGCAGTCTTCGGCAATGTGCCGATGAAGCCGGAACCGCCGCTGTCAGAAAAATTCGCGGGGGTCTACGCCCGCCATGCACCGCAACTCGCCGGTCCGCCCGTGGAAGCCTGGTATCTCCCCGATGGCCCCTTTGCTCGGGAGCTGCGGCAGTCCGACCACTTCGAAGCTCCTGCGCATCATTGCTATTCCTGGAGCCGCTCGCACACGGCACAAAGCTATACCGACCTTTTGCGGACGCTCTCAAGCTACCGGCTTTTGACCGAGGATCAGCGGGAAACGCTGCTTTCCGAGCTTGCTGATGCCATCAACGCGCATGGCGGCGTATTCGAGCTGCATTATGAAACGCATCTCTATCTCGCCAAGCGTTCAGGCGCCGCTTGA
- a CDS encoding C39 family peptidase yields the protein MTLAVVAEGAQSALLKDPLWASSGASSVEDYARWAGNLCGMACLKMVLAARTGKTIPIMDLAVGCREYGGYVEEADGRIRGLIYAPFVPFVRDRFDLDARVVTGISVADITDILDQSEFFIASVHHSIRWPETEPPAKGGHLVLVTAIDGNNIRFHNPSGHIDATREDAEMPLKIFERFFAGRGIAIDH from the coding sequence ATGACGCTGGCGGTCGTCGCCGAGGGTGCGCAATCGGCCTTGCTGAAGGACCCGCTCTGGGCGTCATCCGGCGCTAGCAGCGTCGAGGATTATGCGCGCTGGGCCGGCAATCTTTGCGGCATGGCCTGCCTGAAGATGGTGCTCGCCGCCCGCACCGGCAAAACCATCCCGATCATGGATCTGGCCGTGGGTTGCCGGGAATATGGCGGCTATGTCGAGGAGGCGGATGGCCGGATCAGGGGATTGATCTATGCGCCGTTCGTCCCATTCGTTCGTGACCGCTTCGATCTGGATGCTCGCGTCGTCACCGGGATTTCCGTCGCCGACATCACCGATATCCTCGACCAGTCGGAGTTCTTCATCGCGTCGGTGCATCATTCGATCCGCTGGCCAGAGACCGAGCCGCCGGCCAAGGGTGGCCATCTGGTGCTGGTGACGGCCATCGACGGCAATAATATCCGCTTCCACAATCCATCCGGCCACATCGATGCGACGCGCGAGGATGCGGAGATGCCGCTCAAGATTTTCGAGAGGTTCTTTGCAGGCCGCGGGATCGCCATCGATCACTGA
- a CDS encoding GNAT family N-acetyltransferase, protein MLDDSDISLLRPPVLTIRNAQPRDLPELNDMIRLLAAHHGDASGTTPEQLERDLFGPMPWITALVAEGEQGLIGYAILVPLYKAQEGQRGMDLHHLFVRDGHRGHGVGQHLVDRARDIARKAGCSYLSVGAATGNFQAHRFYENMDFKPRPVTGMRYLQALA, encoded by the coding sequence ATGCTAGACGATAGCGACATCTCACTTCTCCGCCCTCCGGTTTTGACCATCCGCAATGCCCAGCCGCGCGACCTGCCTGAGCTCAACGACATGATCCGGCTGCTCGCCGCCCATCATGGCGACGCCTCCGGCACCACGCCCGAGCAGCTTGAGCGCGATCTCTTCGGTCCTATGCCGTGGATCACCGCGCTTGTTGCCGAAGGCGAGCAGGGACTGATCGGCTACGCCATTCTCGTGCCGCTCTACAAGGCGCAAGAGGGACAGCGAGGCATGGATCTGCACCATCTCTTCGTCCGCGACGGCCATCGCGGCCATGGCGTCGGGCAGCATCTCGTCGACCGCGCTCGCGACATCGCCCGCAAGGCGGGCTGCAGCTACCTTTCCGTGGGAGCCGCCACAGGCAATTTCCAGGCCCACCGCTTCTACGAAAACATGGATTTCAAGCCGCGCCCGGTCACCGGCATGCGCTACCTGCAGGCTCTGGCCTGA
- a CDS encoding MerR family transcriptional regulator, with amino-acid sequence MLTIGDLSKRTGVKVPTIRYYEQMGLISEPERSEGNQRRYSKADLERLAFIRHGRDLGLTIDAIKELISLSQHPDRPCVGADRIAKEHLDDVRTKIARLKKLEHELERIVSHCDGHSIEDCYVIRALSDHGLCEHEH; translated from the coding sequence ATGCTGACCATCGGCGATCTATCAAAGCGGACCGGCGTGAAAGTGCCGACAATCCGCTATTACGAACAGATGGGCCTGATATCGGAGCCGGAACGCAGCGAAGGAAACCAGCGGCGTTACTCCAAAGCCGATCTTGAACGCCTCGCCTTTATCAGGCATGGCCGCGACCTGGGCCTGACGATCGACGCCATCAAGGAACTGATCTCGCTCAGCCAGCATCCGGACCGCCCCTGCGTCGGCGCCGACCGTATCGCCAAGGAGCATCTCGATGACGTTCGCACCAAGATCGCACGACTGAAGAAGCTCGAGCATGAGCTGGAGCGTATCGTTTCGCATTGCGACGGCCATAGCATCGAAGACTGCTATGTCATCCGCGCACTTTCCGATCACGGCCTGTGCGAACACGAGCATTGA
- the dmeR gene encoding Ni(II)/Co(II)-sensing transcriptional repressor DmeR: protein MSHTIRQQAKLLSRVRRLKGQMEAVERALEAERPCGEILQLLASIRGALTGLTGEVLEDHLQEHVLHAESEEARRQAVDEIADVLKTYLR from the coding sequence ATGTCCCATACCATTCGTCAGCAAGCCAAGCTTCTCTCTCGCGTCCGCCGCCTCAAAGGGCAGATGGAAGCGGTGGAGCGGGCGCTCGAGGCCGAGCGTCCCTGCGGGGAAATCTTGCAGTTGCTCGCCTCCATTCGCGGCGCCTTGACGGGATTGACCGGGGAGGTTCTGGAAGACCATCTGCAGGAACATGTGCTGCATGCCGAAAGCGAAGAGGCTCGTCGTCAGGCAGTCGATGAGATAGCCGACGTGCTGAAGACCTATCTGCGATGA
- the dmeF gene encoding CDF family Co(II)/Ni(II) efflux transporter DmeF: MSISSEMGHSHVFLGSDHQRNERRIWLVIALTAVMMVVEIGAGTIYGSMALLADGWHMSTHVSAMLISALAYLYARRHAHNARFTFGTGKFGDLAGFASAIVLALIALIMGWESILRLLDPVAINFREAIAIAVVGLIVNLVSAWLLRDDHSHHHHGYAGHGHSHGHAHTHDHDHHHDDHHHDHGQKGGRDNNLRSVYVHVIADAMTSVLAIVALLLGSRFGWTFLDPVMGIVGGLVILQWAWSLLRASGAVLLDFIPPGEDLPEEIREAIETDGDRITDLHVWQVGPGHHAAIVAVATPVSRDPSFYKALLAEIHELSHVTVEVTVDKAA, translated from the coding sequence ATGAGCATTTCCTCCGAAATGGGCCACAGCCATGTTTTTCTGGGCTCCGACCATCAGCGTAACGAACGCCGCATCTGGCTTGTCATCGCGCTGACCGCCGTCATGATGGTGGTCGAGATCGGCGCGGGCACGATCTATGGCTCGATGGCGCTGCTCGCCGACGGCTGGCATATGTCGACCCATGTGAGCGCCATGTTGATTTCGGCGCTCGCCTATCTCTACGCGCGCCGGCATGCGCATAATGCACGCTTCACCTTCGGCACCGGCAAATTCGGCGATCTCGCGGGCTTTGCCAGCGCGATCGTGTTGGCGCTGATCGCGCTGATCATGGGCTGGGAGAGCATACTGAGATTGCTCGATCCGGTGGCGATCAATTTCCGCGAGGCCATCGCAATTGCTGTTGTCGGTCTTATCGTCAATCTCGTCAGCGCATGGCTTCTGCGCGATGATCACAGCCATCATCACCACGGTTACGCCGGCCACGGGCACAGCCATGGCCACGCCCATACGCACGATCACGACCATCATCATGACGATCACCATCACGACCATGGCCAAAAAGGTGGCAGGGATAACAATCTGCGCTCGGTCTATGTCCATGTCATCGCCGATGCGATGACCTCGGTTCTCGCCATCGTTGCCCTGCTGCTTGGCAGCCGTTTCGGCTGGACCTTCCTCGATCCCGTCATGGGCATCGTCGGCGGCCTGGTGATCCTGCAATGGGCCTGGAGTCTGCTGCGCGCCTCCGGCGCGGTTCTCCTGGATTTTATCCCACCGGGTGAAGATCTGCCTGAGGAGATCCGCGAAGCGATCGAAACGGATGGGGATCGGATTACCGATCTGCATGTATGGCAGGTCGGCCCTGGGCATCATGCGGCTATCGTTGCGGTCGCGACGCCCGTCTCGCGCGATCCGTCTTTCTACAAGGCGCTGCTTGCCGAGATCCACGAGCTCTCGCACGTGACGGTCGAAGTTACCGTCGACAAGGCGGCATAG
- the bla gene encoding class A beta-lactamase — MPTLLTRRRLMAGSALLLPALTLGPDALFAQNSSASPQMPPTTDNSAAPDASGQGMEDSSGTQDNSQLSDDVDKQLADLEKKTGGRLGVSVLDTETNISLGHREEEHFPLCSTYKALAAGFVLARVDQGTEKLDRRVTYGKDKVVTYSPETEKHADGDGMTIAELCAAAITLSDNTAGNLLLESFGGPAALTSWLRTTGDTETRLDRNEPDVNQAIKEDPRDTTTPDAMLDSIGLLTLGNTLSETSREQLVNWLVANTTGNNRLRAGLPKEWKVGDKTGTGNNGSYADIAVIWPPDRGAILVTTFVAEATAPAKDVEAVFAEIGKIVVDMVGQ; from the coding sequence ATGCCCACATTGCTCACCCGCCGCCGCCTCATGGCGGGCTCGGCGCTGCTTCTTCCCGCCCTGACGCTCGGCCCCGACGCGCTCTTTGCCCAGAATAGCAGCGCCTCGCCACAGATGCCGCCCACAACGGATAATTCGGCAGCACCCGATGCCAGCGGCCAGGGAATGGAAGACAGCAGCGGAACGCAGGATAATTCGCAGCTGTCCGACGATGTCGACAAGCAGCTTGCCGATCTGGAAAAGAAGACCGGCGGGCGCCTCGGTGTCTCCGTACTCGACACTGAAACCAATATTTCTCTCGGCCATCGCGAGGAGGAGCATTTTCCCCTGTGCAGCACCTACAAGGCGCTTGCTGCCGGCTTTGTGCTGGCGCGCGTCGATCAGGGCACGGAAAAGCTCGACCGCCGCGTCACCTATGGCAAGGACAAGGTCGTCACCTATTCGCCAGAAACAGAAAAGCATGCCGACGGCGATGGCATGACCATTGCCGAACTCTGCGCAGCTGCGATCACGCTGAGCGACAATACGGCTGGCAATCTTCTGCTCGAAAGTTTCGGCGGACCCGCGGCTTTGACCTCGTGGCTGCGCACCACAGGCGACACCGAGACCCGGCTTGACCGCAACGAGCCGGATGTCAACCAGGCCATAAAAGAGGACCCACGCGATACGACGACCCCGGATGCGATGCTGGATTCGATCGGCCTTCTGACACTCGGCAATACGCTGTCGGAAACATCGAGGGAGCAGCTGGTAAACTGGCTCGTCGCCAATACGACGGGAAATAATCGCTTGCGGGCCGGCCTGCCGAAGGAATGGAAGGTCGGCGACAAGACCGGTACCGGCAATAACGGTTCCTATGCCGATATCGCTGTCATCTGGCCGCCGGACCGGGGTGCGATCCTGGTCACGACCTTTGTTGCCGAGGCGACCGCGCCTGCAAAGGACGTCGAGGCAGTGTTTGCCGAGATCGGCAAGATCGTTGTCGACATGGTCGGGCAATAG